The following nucleotide sequence is from Tolumonas lignilytica.
TGGACCATGTAATTCATCCAACAAGCGCTCAAATTCATCATCGGTTATTTCATCAATACTACCTTCCTCTGAAAATATTGAATCAGCGGTTGTCTGTACTGTAGGAATAACCGGTGCAGGGGCTGGCTTGCTTTTTTCAACAGGGACAGCCGCCACAGGGGCGGATTTCATTTCATAAGCTGGGTCAGCTAAATGATGAAGGGCATCCAACAATTCTGGAGAAGCAGCTTCCAATGGTTCACTATTCTGAACATGTCCAAACATTTCATTGACTGTATCTAATGCTTGGAGAATGACATCCATCAGCTCTGCACTGACTTGACGTTTTCCTGTTCGTAAAATATCGAATACGTTTTCAGCACCATGACAGACATCAACTAATTCAGTCAGCGATAAAAAGCCTGCCCCACCTTTTACGGTATGGAATCCACGAAATATGGCATTCAGTAATTCACGATCTTCAGGACGTTTTTCCAGTTCAACCAATTGTTCAGATAACTGCTCAAGAATCTCTGATGCTTCGACCAGAAAGTCTTGTAGGATATCTTCATCAACTTCGAAGCCCATGTCTTACTCCCTTAGAAACCTAAACTTGACAGCAAATCATCAACGTCGTCCTGGTTATTTACCACGTCGGTTCGCAACTCTTTGTTAATAATAGGACCTTCGGCTTCGATATTGCGCGTTTCCTGCTGGTTCTGTGAAGTTGTACCTGTAGTGATGTCTAAATCACCAAACACTGTCAGCATTTCGACCAGTTTACTTTCAACTTCTTGTACCAAGGAAATGACTTTGCGGATCATTTGTCCTGTTAAATCCTGAAAATCCTGAGCCATGAGTATTTCAGTCAGCAAATGACGAAGTTTGTCGGCATCTTGTTCGGATGCTTTGATGAAATCATCAAGCTGATGACACAATACTTTAAACTGCCCGATAGCGATTTTTCGCGTCATCAGTGCAGTCCAGTCTGGAAGTATCCGCTGGATATTGTCATTGAGTTTATCAGACAGAGGCAAACAAGCCTCAACCGCATCCATTGTCTTGTTTGCGGCTTTATCTGTCATCTCAATGACATAGTTGAGCCGATCTCTGGCATCAGGGATTTCTTTTTCAGCTAACGTTGCTAACCGAGGGTCTACCTGAAATTCCTGCAATGATGTATGAAGCTGTCGGGTCAGATGGCCTAATTGCTCAAAAAGTGCATGTGCATTCGGCTGACACACATCTGCCAGCATCAAATTTGCTTCATGCTGTAACCCTTGCTCCAGCAATTCCACCAGCTTTTTAGCCTGATCGAGGGTTATCAAAGGAACTTGCGCCTTCATGGACACCCCTGTATCAGCCAATGCGTTCGAAAATCTTATCCAGTTTTTCTTTCAATGTCGCAGCAGTAAAAGGCTTAACGATATAACCATTTACCCCTGCCTGAGCAGCTTCGATGATCTGTTCACGCTTAGCTTCTGCCGTCACCATCAGCACAGGCAAATGACGAAGTGATTCATCGGCACGTATCGCTTTCAGCAAATCGATACCCTGCATTCCTGGCATATTCCAGTCTGTTACAACAAAATCAAAATCACCATTCTTTAACATTGGCAATGCGGTATTGCCATCATCAGCTTCGTGGGTGTTATTCAGCCCCAAATCGCGGAGCAAATTTTTGATTATCCGGCGCATTGTTGAAAAATCATCAACAATGAGGATTTTCATGTTCTTATCCAAAGTGTCCTCCTAAACAACCACGCAATCAGACTTAAGGAAATAATAATTAACCTGTGATGCGCCGTATTATGCCTTATACGTCTCTTTCAGTGTAGCTAACTAATTGTGCTATCAATACCATTCTTTCATTCTGGCTCTAATTCTGTGAAGAGCTTGGCTATGAATCTGACTCACACGAGACTCACTAACATCCAATATTTGCCCGATCTCTTTTAAATTTAATTCCTCATCATAGTAAAGCGACAATATTAACGCTTCTCTTTCGGGTAAGAGCGAAATACAGTCAGATAATGCTTTTGAAAACTTTTCATTTGCCACGCTATCAAAAGAGCCATTGGTATCGGACAGTACATCCTCTCCACCAAGTACATCTTCTGTGACGCCAAGGTCTTCAATACCGACGATTCTGCCACAAGCCGTATCATTCAGCATGCTATGGTATTCAGAAAGTTCGACATCCAGTTTCGCAGCGACTTCACTATCTCGGGCATCTCGACCCAGCTCTTTTTCTACCTCATGTATCGCATCTGAAATTCGGCGTGTATTACGATGAACAGAACGAGGCACCCAATCACCTTGCCGGATCTCATCGATCATCGCGCCGCGAATACGGATCCCGGCATAGGTTTCAAAACTCGCGCCCTTGGTGCCGTCATAATTTCGTGACGCATCAAGTAAGCCAATCATGCCTGCTTGCAATAAATCATCCAGTTGAACACTACTGGGAAGACGAGCCAGCAAGTGCTGACCAATCCGCTTTACCAGCCCGGCATATCGTTCTACCAGCCGGTGAGGATCTTGTTGGCGATGATAGGCCTGAGCTTTGTTCATCATTGCTTGTCACCTACAACTTTTTTGGTTTGTAACAAGTTCTCAATGAAAAATTCTAAATGACCACCTGGCTGATTAGGTATTGGCCAAGTAGCGACTTTATTTGCTAACGCACGAAACGCCAAGGAGGCAGGCGATTTGGGGAAAGCATCGACAATGACTTTCTGTTTTTTTACAGCCTGTCGGACATTATTGTCATAAGGCACGCACGCAACCAACTCCAATGAGGCATCCAGAAAACGATCGGTTACCCGGGTCAGTTTGGTAAACAGATCTTGTCCTTCCCGTAAACTGCGCACCATATTTGCGACAATTCGGAAACGGAATACACCGTATTCACGGGATAACAGTTTGATAAGCGCATAAGCATCGGTAATTGACGTTGGTTCATCACAGACAACGACCATTACATCCTGAGCTGCACGGGCAAAACTCATCACCATGTCAGATATACCTGCCGCAGTATCGACCAACAGAATATCAATAGGTGTTTGTAATTCGCTGAATGCTCTGATAAGCCCAGCATGCTCAGAGGGAGATAGCTCGACCATGGATTGCGTACCAGATGTCGCAGGTATGATCATGAGCCCGTTGGGGCCTTCGACAATAATCTCATCCAGTGAGCACTGCCCAGACAAGACATGCGACAAGTTCTTATGGACTCGCAGGCCTAACATGACATCAATGTTAGCCAAACCTAAGTCAGCATCCAGTATTAGCACTCGCTTACCTTGTGCAGCCAAACTCATACCGACATTCAGTGTCACATTCGATTTGCCAACACCACCTTTGCCACCCGTTACAGCAACAACCTTAATGCGGTGATTTCGCTGCATATTACGCAGACCACTGGCTTGATTCATAGTTATATCCATTTTATTCATAAAACTCCGCGTGGTTTGGCTC
It contains:
- a CDS encoding RNA polymerase sigma factor FliA, translating into MNKAQAYHRQQDPHRLVERYAGLVKRIGQHLLARLPSSVQLDDLLQAGMIGLLDASRNYDGTKGASFETYAGIRIRGAMIDEIRQGDWVPRSVHRNTRRISDAIHEVEKELGRDARDSEVAAKLDVELSEYHSMLNDTACGRIVGIEDLGVTEDVLGGEDVLSDTNGSFDSVANEKFSKALSDCISLLPEREALILSLYYDEELNLKEIGQILDVSESRVSQIHSQALHRIRARMKEWY
- the cheY gene encoding chemotaxis response regulator CheY — encoded protein: MDKNMKILIVDDFSTMRRIIKNLLRDLGLNNTHEADDGNTALPMLKNGDFDFVVTDWNMPGMQGIDLLKAIRADESLRHLPVLMVTAEAKREQIIEAAQAGVNGYIVKPFTAATLKEKLDKIFERIG
- a CDS encoding protein phosphatase CheZ, which produces MKAQVPLITLDQAKKLVELLEQGLQHEANLMLADVCQPNAHALFEQLGHLTRQLHTSLQEFQVDPRLATLAEKEIPDARDRLNYVIEMTDKAANKTMDAVEACLPLSDKLNDNIQRILPDWTALMTRKIAIGQFKVLCHQLDDFIKASEQDADKLRHLLTEILMAQDFQDLTGQMIRKVISLVQEVESKLVEMLTVFGDLDITTGTTSQNQQETRNIEAEGPIINKELRTDVVNNQDDVDDLLSSLGF
- a CDS encoding MinD/ParA family ATP-binding protein is translated as MQRNHRIKVVAVTGGKGGVGKSNVTLNVGMSLAAQGKRVLILDADLGLANIDVMLGLRVHKNLSHVLSGQCSLDEIIVEGPNGLMIIPATSGTQSMVELSPSEHAGLIRAFSELQTPIDILLVDTAAGISDMVMSFARAAQDVMVVVCDEPTSITDAYALIKLLSREYGVFRFRIVANMVRSLREGQDLFTKLTRVTDRFLDASLELVACVPYDNNVRQAVKKQKVIVDAFPKSPASLAFRALANKVATWPIPNQPGGHLEFFIENLLQTKKVVGDKQ